The Chitinophagales bacterium region GCTGCTTTTGCACAATACAATTTTGCTTGCATCACCTTTAATTTTTCGCACAATGGAACTACCGTTGAACAACCAGATTCCTTTGCAGATATTGAAGCATTTGGCAATAATAATATTTCAAAAGAAGTAGATGATTTAGGTGTTGTAATTGAATTTGCAATGCAGTATTTCAACCTTATACAAACTTCAATACCCATTTATCTTTTAGGACATAGCCGAGGAGGTGGAATTTCTATACTAAAAGCAGCCGAAGACCACAACATTGCAAAAGTAGCTGTATGGGGCAGCGTAAGCGAATTTGGCAACTTTTGGAAAACTGTTGAAATGGAAAAAATGAAACGAGAAGGTGTAATTTATATTCCCAATAACAGAACCAAACAACAACTGCCAATTTACTGGCAGCTATACCAAGATTACGAAACTAATATTGAAAGATTACACATTCCATCTAGGGTAAAATGCCTGCAAATTCCTTTATTGATAGTACATGGCACACAAGATGAAACAGTTCCATTTAGTGCAGCCCAAGACCTAAAAAAACACCAACCCAATGCCCAATTAGTTGCCATAGAAAACGGCAATCATACCTTTGGCGCTTCGCATCCCTGGCTCCCAACCTCGCTGCCGCTGTTCACCGATTTGGCACTTCAATCCACTATCGCTTTCTTTAACTCATAAACCTTACATTCTTTTCACTTTTTTAAATAATGCTTTAGAGTATTCAACTAAGTTTGTGCACACAAAAAACAAATTATGAAACATTGGTTGTTGTTACTTTTTACACTTGGAACACTTGGAATTTTAAGCATTGCCGGATGCAACAAAAAAAATTGTGCTGATATATTTTGCGGAGCTAACCGCCAATGTTTTGAAGGCGAATGCTACTGTGCCGATGGCTTAGAAGGCGACAGTTGCAACCAAAATGCCAATAAAAAATATGTAAAAGGCTATCTTGTGTATGAGCAACAATGCTCCGGTGGGCAAGGTTATGCCGGAGGAACTCCCTACCAAACATTTATTGACTCTTTTCCTAATTACCGCTATAGACTAAACATTTCCAACTTCTTAAACATGGGAGTACCTGTATCGGCAATTATTAGAACCGATAAAGCCAATAGAGGCAACTCGTTAGAAATTCCGCAACAAAATGCAGGTGGTATTTCGGTGTATGGCATAGGCACCATAAACCCTGCCAACGGAAGAATTACCATGAATATGGAATACACCGTAGGCTCCATGAACTACGCCTGCACACACGTATTTTATCCCCAATAAAACTTGAGCATTATGCTGTACGAAAGCCGCAATCCCGCCACAGGCGAATTGCTACATACTTTTGAGTTTCATGCCTTTCCGGATATTACGGTTTCGGAAAGTGCCCATACAAAATGGAAGCAAACAAGTATTGAAGAAAGAAACCGATACTTACAGCAATTAGCGCAGCTGCTAAAAGAGAGAAAAAAAGAATTAGCAGCCATCATTACGCTCGAAATGGGAAAGCCACTTCGCGAAGCAGAATATGAAATAGAAAAATCACTCACCCTTTTCGATTACTACGGAAGCCACGCCTCTAAATTTTTAGCACCTCAAATTATAGAAACAGCCGCCAGCAGAAGTTACATTACTTACGAACCCATGGGAATTATCTTCTGCATCATGCCTTGGAATTTTCCCTTTTGGCAAGTGCTTCGGTTTGCTGTACCGGCCTTGTATGCAGGCAATGCCGTAATTTTAAAACACGCACCTTCGGTACCCCAATGCGCACAAGCCATCGAGCAGCTTTTTACCGATGCAGGTTTTGAAAATGGAATCTTTAAAAATTACTTTCTAAGCAATGCCGATGCTGCCAATCTTATTGCACATCCACAAATTAGAGGCACTAGCTTTACCGGCAGCGATACCACCGGCAGCATAATTGCAGCACAAGCAGGCAAGCATCTAAAAAAAGTAGTAATGGAACTAGGCGGAAACGATGCATTTATTGTATTGAAAGACGCACACATACCAACCACAGTAGCCGGAGCCATAAAATCGCGCAGCATCAATGCCGGGCAAGCATGCAATGGAGCTAAACGCTTTATTGTGGTAAAAGAAAAAATTGAAGCATTTACTCAAGAACTCACGCAAGCCGTTTTTGCACTGCAAGTAGGTAATCCTTTAGAAAACAGTACACAAATTGGGCCATTGGCGCGAAAAGATTTACAACAAAAGGTACTACAACAAATAGAAAACAGCATTGCACAAGGTGCAGTAGCACACCGTTCGCCACAATCCATTCCTGCTATTGGCAACTATGTATGCCCCACCATACTCACACAAGTAAAACCGGGCAATACAGCATTTGAAGAAGAAATTTTTGGACCCGTGTTTTCCATTGTGAAAGCCGAAAACGAGCAGCATGCCGTTACCTTGGCCAACCAATCGAAATATGGCTTGGGTGCTTCTATTTGGACATCAGACCTCGCACAAGCCGAAGCGCTTATTCCACAAATAGAATCGGGCAATGTATTTGTAAACGATATCGTAAAAAGCGATGTGCGCTTGCCCTTTGGAGGCATTAAGCAGAGTGGCTATGGCAGAGAACTCAGCGAATACGGACTAAAAGAATTTGTAAACATAAAAACGGTGTTCATAAAATAGCAGCAGCTAAAAAAAACACAGTTCTATTTTAGCATGGTGAACTCTCTATCTATTCAAAATCCTTCGCAACTCTTTGCATCCCAAAAAGTATTTTCGGGTATTGAACTAAATACGCCATTTCAACAAAAAGTAAAAGTGCTTGTATTGCACCAAACCAATGAGCAAACTACATCGCAAGACTTAGACTTACTACATAAAATCCTTGCTGCCGCCAAACTTCAACCAAACGATTTCACGCTCCAAAACTTAGATACAGACACACTTTCGCTTCAGCAAATAACAGCACAATTTCAACCTGAAGTGGTGTTGATATTCAGCAACCTTAAAT contains the following coding sequences:
- a CDS encoding alpha/beta fold hydrolase, whose product is MKTSHILIGSCQRKFLADTYTPPSTPKGIVIFSHGFKGFKDWGAFPLMAAAFAQYNFACITFNFSHNGTTVEQPDSFADIEAFGNNNISKEVDDLGVVIEFAMQYFNLIQTSIPIYLLGHSRGGGISILKAAEDHNIAKVAVWGSVSEFGNFWKTVEMEKMKREGVIYIPNNRTKQQLPIYWQLYQDYETNIERLHIPSRVKCLQIPLLIVHGTQDETVPFSAAQDLKKHQPNAQLVAIENGNHTFGASHPWLPTSLPLFTDLALQSTIAFFNS
- a CDS encoding NAD-dependent succinate-semialdehyde dehydrogenase — encoded protein: MLYESRNPATGELLHTFEFHAFPDITVSESAHTKWKQTSIEERNRYLQQLAQLLKERKKELAAIITLEMGKPLREAEYEIEKSLTLFDYYGSHASKFLAPQIIETAASRSYITYEPMGIIFCIMPWNFPFWQVLRFAVPALYAGNAVILKHAPSVPQCAQAIEQLFTDAGFENGIFKNYFLSNADAANLIAHPQIRGTSFTGSDTTGSIIAAQAGKHLKKVVMELGGNDAFIVLKDAHIPTTVAGAIKSRSINAGQACNGAKRFIVVKEKIEAFTQELTQAVFALQVGNPLENSTQIGPLARKDLQQKVLQQIENSIAQGAVAHRSPQSIPAIGNYVCPTILTQVKPGNTAFEEEIFGPVFSIVKAENEQHAVTLANQSKYGLGASIWTSDLAQAEALIPQIESGNVFVNDIVKSDVRLPFGGIKQSGYGRELSEYGLKEFVNIKTVFIK